In Moorella sp. Hama-1, a single genomic region encodes these proteins:
- the selD gene encoding selenide, water dikinase SelD, with product MAAEKDTCGFNPLPGKPRLTSLSCSSGUAGKMGPGTLNQVLQYLPAMADPNLLVGMNSVDDAGVYRLTDDLAIIQTVDFFTPIVDDPYLYGQIAAANALSDVYAMGGRPVTALNLVAFPSKKVDVTVLGEILRGGADKILEAGAVLVGGHSIDDDEPKYGLAVTGVIHPEHIITNCAARPGDQLVLTKPLGTGIITTAIKAEMAPPGLEEQVSRWMATLNREAALAMVAAGAHACTDITGFGLLGHGVEMARGSGVDLVFNAGAIPVLPHARELAAMGLVPGGAYNNRHYVENSVRIDAGVPEDLRDVLYDPQTSGGLLIAVGRDRVTDLLADLDARGVKEARVIGRVEAGSGQVIVLT from the coding sequence ATGGCAGCAGAAAAAGATACATGCGGCTTCAACCCCTTACCGGGAAAGCCCAGGCTGACCTCGCTTTCCTGCAGCTCCGGCTGAGCGGGGAAGATGGGTCCGGGGACCCTTAACCAGGTATTACAGTACCTGCCGGCTATGGCTGACCCTAACCTGCTGGTAGGCATGAATAGTGTTGATGATGCCGGGGTTTACCGCCTGACCGACGACCTGGCCATTATCCAGACCGTCGACTTTTTTACCCCCATCGTTGATGACCCCTATCTCTACGGCCAGATTGCCGCCGCCAATGCCCTGAGCGACGTCTATGCTATGGGCGGGCGGCCGGTAACAGCCCTGAACCTGGTGGCCTTCCCCAGCAAGAAGGTTGATGTTACCGTCCTGGGAGAGATCCTGCGGGGTGGCGCCGATAAGATCCTCGAGGCCGGGGCGGTCCTGGTAGGCGGGCACAGCATCGATGACGACGAGCCTAAGTACGGCCTGGCAGTCACCGGTGTCATTCATCCTGAACATATAATTACCAACTGCGCCGCCCGTCCCGGTGATCAGCTGGTCCTGACCAAACCCCTGGGCACGGGGATTATCACTACGGCTATTAAAGCGGAGATGGCCCCACCGGGCCTGGAGGAGCAGGTCAGCCGCTGGATGGCCACCCTAAACCGGGAAGCGGCCCTGGCCATGGTAGCCGCCGGCGCCCATGCCTGTACCGACATTACCGGTTTTGGTCTCCTGGGCCACGGCGTGGAGATGGCCCGGGGCAGCGGGGTTGATCTAGTTTTTAACGCCGGGGCCATCCCGGTGCTGCCCCATGCCCGGGAACTGGCGGCCATGGGTCTGGTGCCCGGGGGAGCTTATAATAACCGCCATTACGTAGAAAACAGCGTCAGGATTGACGCCGGTGTACCGGAGGACCTCCGGGACGTCCTCTATGATCCCCAGACTTCGGGAGGGCTGCTCATTGCTGTAGGCAGGGACAGGGTCACCGACTTGCTGGCCGACCTGGACGCCCGGGGAGTTAAGGAGGCCAGGGTTATCGGCCGGGTGGAAGCCGGCTCCGGGCAGGTAATTGTCTTGACATAG
- the dsrM gene encoding sulfate reduction electron transfer complex DsrMKJOP subunit DsrM → MGITLSLLVMAALLLIVILGTGVLHLYYFFGVVVPYLAIAIFLLGIIYRIIKWARVPVPFHIPTTAGQQKSLPWIKDSKFDNPSTPAGVAVRMALEVLFFRSLFRNTKFELHEGPKLTYHWEKWLWLAALVFHWSFFLIFLRHLRFFTEPVPGFIPLLEGLDGFLRVGVRALYLTDLGILVAITYLFLRRVLIPQVRYISLPADYFPLLLIFGLALSGVLMRYFYRVDITAVKELAMGLVTLQPKAPGAIGLLFYIHLFFVSVLGSYFPFSKLMHMGGVFLSPTRNLANNSRAYRHINPWNYPVPVHTYAEYEEEFRDKMKLAGLPLEKE, encoded by the coding sequence ATGGGCATCACCCTATCGTTGCTGGTAATGGCCGCGCTGCTTTTAATTGTAATCCTGGGCACAGGAGTCCTGCACCTGTACTACTTCTTTGGGGTAGTTGTGCCCTATCTGGCTATAGCCATTTTCTTACTGGGGATCATTTATCGCATCATCAAGTGGGCGCGGGTGCCAGTGCCTTTTCACATCCCGACGACAGCCGGGCAACAGAAATCCTTACCCTGGATTAAAGACAGCAAATTTGATAACCCCTCAACACCGGCCGGGGTGGCCGTAAGGATGGCCCTGGAGGTTCTCTTTTTCCGCTCCCTGTTCCGGAATACCAAATTCGAGCTCCACGAGGGACCCAAGTTAACTTATCACTGGGAAAAATGGCTGTGGCTGGCGGCCCTGGTCTTTCACTGGTCCTTTTTCCTCATTTTTCTCCGCCACCTGCGCTTTTTCACCGAGCCGGTACCCGGATTTATACCCCTCCTGGAAGGCCTGGACGGCTTTTTGCGCGTGGGGGTGCGCGCCCTGTACCTGACGGATCTGGGTATTCTGGTGGCTATAACCTATCTCTTCCTGCGCCGGGTCTTAATTCCCCAGGTGCGCTACATCTCCCTGCCGGCCGACTATTTCCCCCTGCTGCTCATCTTTGGGCTGGCTCTCTCGGGGGTTTTAATGCGCTACTTTTACCGGGTCGATATTACGGCCGTAAAGGAACTGGCCATGGGACTGGTTACCCTCCAACCCAAGGCACCGGGAGCAATTGGCCTGCTCTTCTACATCCATCTCTTTTTCGTCAGTGTCCTGGGGTCTTACTTCCCCTTCAGCAAGTTAATGCATATGGGCGGGGTCTTCCTCAGCCCGACCCGCAACCTGGCCAATAACAGCCGGGCCTACCGGCATATCAATCCGTGGAATTACCCGGTGCCGGTCCATACCTATGCTGAGTACGAGGAGGAGTTCAGGGACAAAATGAAACTTGCAGGTTTACCGTTAGAGAAGGAATAG
- a CDS encoding lytic transglycosylase domain-containing protein, with the protein MNIDILAPVLAAWAKMQATAVGSNDTGKQSFNTLFLLALLAENEKVGEGVPAAPPALNGHGGAEGVARENTRNRPAIPLPASTNIQTLIGAIAARYNLSPDLLRGVVAAESGFNPRAVSPAGALGLMQLMPATARALGVNDPFDPAANLDGGARYLRQLLDRFQGDTRLALAAYNAGPGAVERYHGVPPYKETRAYIQRVLAAAGQLEVLV; encoded by the coding sequence GTGAACATCGATATCCTGGCACCGGTATTAGCAGCCTGGGCGAAGATGCAGGCTACGGCTGTCGGGTCCAATGATACGGGTAAACAGAGCTTTAACACCTTGTTTCTGCTGGCCCTTCTGGCGGAAAATGAGAAGGTCGGGGAAGGGGTACCTGCGGCTCCCCCGGCCCTTAACGGGCACGGAGGAGCCGAAGGAGTCGCGCGGGAAAACACTCGAAACCGGCCGGCCATCCCCCTACCGGCCAGTACCAACATTCAGACTTTGATTGGAGCCATAGCTGCCAGGTATAACCTCTCCCCGGATCTTCTACGGGGTGTAGTAGCAGCCGAGTCCGGTTTTAACCCCCGGGCCGTCTCCCCGGCCGGGGCCTTGGGCTTAATGCAGCTTATGCCGGCTACGGCCAGGGCCCTGGGGGTAAATGACCCCTTTGATCCCGCGGCCAACCTGGACGGGGGCGCCCGTTACCTGCGACAACTTCTGGATCGTTTCCAGGGCGATACTCGCCTGGCCCTGGCGGCCTATAACGCCGGTCCCGGGGCTGTGGAGCGCTATCACGGCGTGCCTCCCTATAAGGAAACCCGGGCCTATATTCAACGCGTCCTGGCGGCAGCCGGACAATTAGAGGTTTTAGTTTAA
- the dsrJ gene encoding sulfate reduction electron transfer complex DsrMKJOP subunit DsrJ: protein MTMYRDARYILTGLAIFVGLLTFPFWVNAGRAAPAPNPSLDTPAIRQLPTQQCIEATQYMRDNHMQLLNDWRTRVVRDGKEIYVASDGKQYAMSLENTCFQCHTNKAEFCDQCHNYAGVEPDCWSCHIVPEGNK, encoded by the coding sequence ATGACCATGTATCGTGATGCCCGTTATATCTTAACCGGCCTGGCAATCTTCGTCGGCCTGCTGACTTTCCCCTTCTGGGTCAATGCCGGCCGGGCCGCTCCAGCACCTAATCCGAGCCTGGATACGCCGGCCATCCGCCAGCTGCCCACGCAGCAGTGCATTGAGGCCACCCAGTACATGCGCGATAACCACATGCAGTTGTTGAACGATTGGCGGACCCGGGTGGTCAGGGACGGTAAAGAGATTTACGTCGCCAGTGACGGCAAACAGTACGCCATGAGCCTGGAAAACACCTGCTTCCAGTGTCACACCAACAAAGCCGAGTTTTGCGATCAATGCCACAACTATGCTGGTGTGGAACCGGACTGCTGGTCCTGCCATATTGTGCCGGAGGGGAATAAGTAA
- the dsrP gene encoding sulfate reduction electron transfer complex DsrMKJOP subunit DsrP: MIAKAFTGSRRYWSWVTFLLVLAATGFACYLVQFNQGLTVTGMSRDVSWGLYIGQLTFLVGVAASAVMLVLPYYLHNVKAFGRITILGEFLAVAAIIMCLLFVFVDLGKPMRLLNMILYPTPNSILFWDMVVLSGYLLLNIVIGWTMLEAEYKTVAPPSWVKVLIYISIPWAVSIHTVTAFLYAGLPGRHYWLTAIMAARFLASAFASGPALLILLCFVIRRFSKFDPGQEAINKLAAIVTYAMIISVFFIGLEFFTAFYSQVPAHGMDTLLYLFTGLDGHGKLVPLMWLFVILAFIALILLINPRTRTREKTLMVACGAVFVSMWLEKGIGLVIGGFIPNAFNQVTEYSPTPLEMLITLGIWAIGALILTFLYKIAVTVKEEIL, translated from the coding sequence ATGATCGCCAAGGCCTTTACTGGCAGCCGCAGGTACTGGAGCTGGGTAACCTTCCTGCTGGTCCTCGCCGCCACCGGCTTCGCCTGCTACCTGGTCCAGTTCAACCAGGGCCTGACTGTTACCGGTATGAGCCGGGACGTCTCCTGGGGCCTGTATATCGGCCAGTTGACCTTCCTGGTAGGCGTGGCCGCCTCGGCCGTAATGCTGGTGTTACCTTACTACCTGCATAATGTCAAAGCCTTTGGGCGCATTACCATCCTGGGCGAGTTCCTGGCCGTGGCCGCCATCATTATGTGCTTGTTATTCGTTTTCGTCGACCTGGGGAAACCCATGCGCCTGTTGAATATGATCCTCTACCCGACCCCCAACTCCATTCTTTTCTGGGATATGGTGGTCCTGAGCGGCTACCTCCTCCTCAATATCGTCATCGGCTGGACCATGCTAGAGGCGGAGTACAAAACTGTAGCCCCGCCATCATGGGTTAAGGTTTTAATCTATATCTCCATTCCCTGGGCGGTAAGTATTCATACGGTGACGGCCTTTCTCTATGCCGGTCTGCCGGGACGCCATTACTGGCTGACGGCCATTATGGCCGCCCGTTTCCTGGCCTCGGCCTTTGCTTCCGGCCCGGCCCTGCTCATTCTCCTCTGTTTCGTCATCCGGCGTTTCAGTAAGTTTGATCCCGGCCAGGAGGCCATCAACAAACTGGCGGCCATCGTCACCTATGCCATGATCATCAGCGTCTTCTTTATCGGCCTGGAGTTCTTTACCGCCTTTTACAGCCAGGTGCCGGCCCATGGCATGGATACCCTGCTTTATCTCTTTACTGGCCTGGACGGCCACGGCAAGCTGGTGCCCCTGATGTGGTTGTTTGTTATCCTGGCGTTTATCGCCCTCATCCTGCTAATCAACCCGCGTACCCGGACCCGGGAGAAGACCTTGATGGTGGCCTGCGGGGCGGTATTTGTCTCCATGTGGCTGGAAAAGGGCATCGGCCTGGTCATCGGCGGTTTTATCCCCAATGCCTTCAACCAGGTGACGGAATACAGCCCCACCCCCCTGGAGATGTTGATTACCCTGGGTATCTGGGCCATAGGCGCCCTGATCCTGACCTTCCTCTATAAAATCGCCGTGACCGTTAAGGAGGAAATTTTGTAG
- a CDS encoding thioredoxin family protein — MEIKVLGGGCANCHKLEQLSRQVVGELGLDAGVELVTDIKQIMGYGVMSTPALVVNGKVVIAGRVPNKAELTGILTSAAAG; from the coding sequence ATGGAGATCAAGGTCCTGGGCGGCGGTTGCGCCAACTGTCATAAACTGGAGCAGTTGAGCCGGCAGGTAGTTGGCGAACTGGGGTTGGACGCTGGTGTTGAACTGGTTACTGATATCAAGCAGATTATGGGTTACGGCGTCATGAGCACCCCGGCCCTGGTAGTTAACGGCAAGGTAGTTATAGCCGGCCGGGTGCCCAATAAGGCTGAGCTGACCGGTATCCTCACCAGCGCTGCGGCCGGGTAA
- a CDS encoding RsbRD N-terminal domain-containing protein codes for MKLEDFLAGRKTAVVNRWFQLLAAEYTPETAGFLQREKDRFANPVGYTIYEAITGLFEELLEVKDRAKVAACLDDLLRLKAVQDFPPSQAIGSLFLIKKIIQEELAGEIQAARVPPEDIINFAGRVDRLALQAFDIYMACREQLYEIRVNEVKNRTARLLQKANLLEKV; via the coding sequence ATGAAATTAGAGGATTTTCTGGCGGGGAGAAAGACTGCTGTAGTGAACAGGTGGTTCCAGTTGCTGGCGGCGGAGTATACCCCCGAGACGGCCGGGTTTTTGCAACGCGAAAAAGACCGCTTTGCTAATCCGGTGGGGTATACCATCTATGAGGCAATAACCGGGTTATTTGAGGAACTCCTGGAGGTAAAGGATAGAGCTAAAGTCGCCGCCTGCCTGGACGATCTCTTGCGCCTGAAGGCGGTTCAGGATTTCCCTCCTTCCCAGGCCATTGGCAGTCTCTTCCTTATAAAAAAAATAATCCAGGAGGAGCTGGCGGGGGAGATCCAGGCCGCCCGCGTCCCGCCAGAAGACATAATTAATTTTGCCGGGCGGGTCGACAGGCTGGCCCTGCAGGCTTTCGATATCTATATGGCCTGCCGGGAGCAGCTCTATGAGATCCGGGTGAATGAAGTAAAAAACAGGACCGCCAGATTACTGCAAAAAGCCAATCTCCTGGAGAAGGTGTGA
- the dsrK gene encoding sulfate reduction electron transfer complex DsrMKJOP subunit DsrK translates to MAAVPKPEELLKIDHRPPRTGWMDTPVHFRRGNYLYAAKPKSLEAVGLPNPREWSPEDEDWKLPENWQEIIMEGLRERLGRFRSLQIFMDICVRCGACADKCHFFLGSGDPKNMPVLRAELLRSVYRRDFTTAGKLLGKLVGARDLTVDVLKEWFYYFFQCTECRRCSLFCPYGIDTAEITMIGRELLNLVGCNIDWIASPVANCYRTGNHVGIEPHAFKDMVEFCVDEIENITGIRVEPTFNRKGAEILFIAPSGDVFADPGTYTLMGYLMLFHEIGLDYTWSTYASEGGNFGMFTSHEMMKRLNAKMYAEAKRLGVKWILGGECGHMWRVINQYMDTMNGPADFLEVPVSPITGTRFVNAQSTKMVHIVEFTADLIRHNKIKLDPSRNDHLRVTFHDSCNPARSMGLFEEPRYIIKHACNNFFEMPENTIREQTFCCGSGAGLNADEYMEMRMRGGLPRANAVKYVHDKYGVNMLACICAVDRAVFPALMDYWVPGVGVTGVHELVGNALVMQGEGERTTNLRGEPLPGKEGAVDDHVS, encoded by the coding sequence ATGGCAGCTGTTCCCAAACCAGAAGAACTTTTAAAGATCGATCACCGGCCGCCCCGGACGGGGTGGATGGATACGCCGGTCCACTTCCGGCGCGGTAACTACTTATACGCGGCCAAGCCCAAAAGCCTGGAAGCCGTGGGCTTGCCCAACCCCCGGGAATGGTCGCCGGAGGACGAGGATTGGAAACTACCGGAGAACTGGCAAGAGATTATCATGGAAGGCCTGCGGGAACGCCTGGGCCGCTTCCGCTCCCTGCAGATCTTCATGGATATCTGTGTCCGCTGCGGTGCCTGCGCCGATAAATGCCACTTTTTCCTCGGCAGCGGTGATCCTAAGAATATGCCCGTCCTGCGGGCGGAACTCCTGCGCTCGGTATACCGGCGAGACTTTACCACCGCCGGCAAGCTCCTGGGAAAGCTCGTCGGTGCCCGGGACCTGACGGTGGATGTCTTGAAGGAATGGTTCTATTATTTCTTCCAGTGCACTGAATGCCGCCGGTGCTCCCTCTTCTGCCCCTACGGCATTGATACGGCGGAAATTACCATGATCGGCCGGGAACTTCTCAACCTGGTAGGTTGCAATATCGACTGGATTGCCTCACCGGTAGCCAACTGTTACCGCACCGGGAACCACGTCGGCATTGAACCCCACGCCTTTAAGGATATGGTGGAGTTCTGCGTCGATGAAATCGAGAATATAACCGGCATCCGGGTGGAGCCCACCTTTAACCGTAAGGGGGCCGAGATCCTTTTTATCGCCCCTTCGGGGGACGTCTTTGCCGACCCGGGCACCTACACCCTCATGGGCTATCTTATGCTCTTCCACGAGATCGGCCTGGACTACACCTGGAGCACTTACGCCTCCGAAGGCGGCAACTTCGGTATGTTTACTTCCCATGAGATGATGAAACGCCTTAACGCCAAGATGTATGCCGAGGCCAAGCGCCTGGGGGTGAAGTGGATCCTGGGCGGCGAGTGCGGCCACATGTGGCGGGTCATTAACCAATATATGGATACTATGAACGGCCCGGCTGATTTCCTGGAGGTGCCTGTTTCCCCCATCACCGGTACCAGGTTTGTGAACGCCCAATCAACGAAGATGGTCCATATCGTCGAGTTTACTGCCGACCTTATCCGGCACAACAAAATAAAGCTGGATCCCAGCCGTAACGACCACTTGCGGGTTACCTTCCACGACTCCTGCAACCCGGCGCGATCCATGGGGCTTTTTGAGGAACCACGTTATATTATCAAGCACGCCTGCAACAACTTCTTTGAGATGCCGGAGAACACCATCCGGGAGCAGACCTTCTGCTGCGGCAGTGGAGCCGGCTTAAACGCTGACGAGTACATGGAGATGCGCATGCGGGGCGGCCTGCCCCGGGCCAACGCCGTTAAGTACGTTCATGACAAATACGGCGTCAATATGCTGGCCTGCATCTGCGCCGTTGACCGGGCCGTCTTCCCGGCTTTGATGGATTACTGGGTGCCGGGGGTCGGGGTGACCGGTGTCCACGAACTGGTGGGCAATGCCCTGGTAATGCAGGGCGAGGGCGAGAGAACCACCAACCTGCGGGGGGAACCCTTACCCGGCAAAGAAGGGGCGGTAGATGACCATGTATCGTGA
- the dsrO gene encoding sulfate reduction electron transfer complex DsrMKJOP subunit DsrO yields the protein MDTSRREFLKLGGACALGLALLPAVKGFAAGTGSPQHLASPKALQGKRWGLVIDMKKCWPRYQEGCRRCFDTCRREHNIPVIDNSKEEIKWIWPEPFANAFPDQEHEFIPADVKDNPFIVLCNHCDNPPCVRVCPTKATFKRPDGIVMIDYHRCIGCRYCMAACPYGARSFNFRDPRPYIKETNPAYPTREKGVVEKCTLCVERIDTGLPPACVEACPAGALAFGDLEDPASPVRQLLKTRYTLQRKPELGTHPSVYYIV from the coding sequence ATGGATACGAGCAGGAGGGAGTTCTTAAAACTGGGCGGTGCCTGCGCCCTGGGCCTGGCCCTGCTGCCGGCAGTTAAGGGGTTCGCGGCCGGTACCGGTAGTCCCCAGCACCTGGCCAGCCCCAAGGCCCTGCAGGGTAAGCGATGGGGGCTGGTTATCGACATGAAGAAATGCTGGCCCCGCTACCAGGAGGGCTGCCGCCGCTGTTTTGACACCTGCCGGCGGGAGCACAACATCCCCGTCATTGATAACTCGAAAGAAGAGATCAAATGGATTTGGCCGGAACCCTTTGCCAATGCCTTCCCTGACCAGGAGCATGAATTCATACCCGCGGACGTCAAGGATAATCCCTTTATCGTCCTTTGCAATCACTGTGACAACCCGCCCTGCGTTCGGGTCTGTCCCACCAAAGCCACCTTTAAGCGTCCAGACGGCATTGTCATGATCGACTACCACCGCTGCATCGGCTGCCGTTATTGCATGGCCGCCTGCCCCTACGGGGCCCGGAGTTTCAATTTTCGTGACCCGCGGCCTTATATTAAAGAAACGAATCCTGCCTATCCGACCCGGGAAAAGGGCGTCGTCGAGAAGTGCACCCTCTGTGTCGAACGCATCGATACCGGCCTGCCGCCGGCGTGCGTCGAAGCCTGCCCGGCCGGGGCCCTGGCCTTCGGTGACCTGGAAGACCCGGCTTCACCGGTCCGGCAGCTCCTGAAAACCCGGTATACCCTCCAGCGCAAACCTGAACTGGGCACCCATCCCAGCGTTTACTATATCGTTTAG